The following proteins are encoded in a genomic region of Armatimonadota bacterium:
- a CDS encoding GNAT family N-acetyltransferase, translated as MADAQVRLRPITEADLPDYVRWLNDPQVTQWLLRDPGMTLEQEREWFAHISAPDYPHVMRAIEVDGRHVGGCGLIVHDAHTANFGIHIGEKSYWGKGYGAAATREMLRIGFVERGLHRIQLETWTHNPRAIRCYEKAGFRHEGVRRQSHLKGGKWVDAVTMAILREEWEACSAATGLGATQPGARMNRDSETAVPHDSGVRIRPFTFADYDQVTALWQATGFGSRRSDTPDEIAKKLRRDPDLFLVACLGARIVGTVIGGWDGRRAWVHRVVVHPDSHRQGIGRQLMGELEERFRAKGALAVSLTHNSENTQARAFYRSLGYKDYGKASVMGKALEPKDGCDDGSSVA; from the coding sequence ATGGCTGACGCCCAGGTGCGACTGCGACCGATCACGGAGGCCGACCTGCCGGACTACGTGCGGTGGCTGAACGACCCTCAAGTTACCCAATGGCTGCTGCGGGACCCGGGGATGACCCTGGAGCAGGAACGGGAGTGGTTCGCGCACATCTCGGCGCCGGACTACCCTCACGTGATGCGGGCGATCGAGGTTGATGGGCGCCACGTCGGCGGGTGCGGTCTGATTGTGCACGATGCGCATACCGCCAACTTCGGCATCCACATCGGCGAGAAGTCGTATTGGGGCAAGGGCTACGGCGCCGCGGCCACGCGCGAGATGCTGCGTATCGGCTTCGTGGAGCGCGGCTTGCATCGCATCCAATTGGAGACGTGGACGCACAACCCGCGCGCCATTCGCTGCTACGAGAAGGCCGGCTTCCGCCACGAGGGCGTTCGCCGCCAGTCGCACCTCAAGGGCGGCAAGTGGGTTGACGCGGTGACGATGGCGATCCTGCGCGAGGAGTGGGAGGCGTGTAGTGCGGCCACGGGACTCGGAGCGACACAGCCGGGGGCCCGGATGAATCGGGATTCGGAAACGGCTGTGCCACATGACAGCGGAGTTCGCATTCGGCCTTTCACCTTTGCCGACTATGACCAGGTGACGGCCTTGTGGCAGGCCACCGGGTTTGGCTCGCGGCGGTCAGACACTCCGGATGAAATCGCGAAGAAGCTGCGCCGCGACCCCGACCTCTTCCTGGTCGCCTGCCTTGGTGCGCGCATTGTCGGCACCGTCATTGGCGGCTGGGACGGCCGGCGGGCTTGGGTCCATCGCGTGGTAGTGCACCCCGATTCCCACAGGCAAGGCATCGGTAGGCAGCTCATGGGTGAGCTTGAGGAGCGCTTTCGCGCGAAGGGCGCGCTGGCGGTCAGTCTGACCCACAACTCGGAGAACACGCAAGCCCGCGCCTTCTACCGCAGCTTGGGCTACAAGGATTATGGCAAGGCGAGCGTGATGGGGAAGGCGCTGGAGCCGAAGGATGGGTGCGACGATGGGTCGTCAGTCGCCTGA